A stretch of Imperialibacter roseus DNA encodes these proteins:
- a CDS encoding SGNH/GDSL hydrolase family protein, translating to MKKSQLIAVLIFSLVATNPLFAQDWPNFAKYREQNAALAPPAKGENRVVFMGNSITEGWSRVNPEFFEGKPYINRGISGQTTPQMLVRFRADVINLKPAVVVILAGTNDIAGNTGPSTLEMIADNIYSMAELARANGIKVVLSSTLPAYDYPWKPGMEPAPKIVALNKMIKAYADKNKIVYVDYFSAMADDRDGLPKELAGDGVHPTKAGYNVMEPLAEAAIAKALKSK from the coding sequence ATGAAAAAATCTCAACTTATCGCTGTACTAATATTTTCTTTAGTCGCCACGAATCCTCTTTTCGCCCAGGACTGGCCCAACTTTGCCAAATACCGTGAACAAAATGCGGCCCTGGCACCACCGGCCAAAGGGGAAAACAGGGTTGTGTTCATGGGCAACTCCATTACGGAAGGCTGGAGCCGGGTAAATCCTGAATTTTTCGAAGGCAAGCCCTACATCAACAGAGGCATCAGCGGGCAAACAACTCCTCAGATGCTGGTGCGTTTCCGGGCAGACGTCATCAATCTGAAGCCGGCTGTGGTGGTCATCCTCGCAGGCACCAACGACATCGCAGGCAACACCGGCCCTTCCACCCTTGAAATGATTGCCGACAATATATACTCCATGGCCGAACTGGCGAGAGCTAATGGCATTAAAGTAGTGCTCTCTTCCACGCTTCCGGCCTATGACTACCCGTGGAAGCCAGGCATGGAACCAGCGCCCAAAATCGTGGCCCTCAACAAAATGATCAAGGCCTATGCCGACAAAAACAAGATCGTGTATGTCGACTACTTTTCAGCCATGGCCGACGACAGAGACGGGCTGCCTAAAGAACTGGCCGGGGATGGCGTGCATCCTACGAAAGCAGGGTACAACGTGATGGAACCGCTGGCAGAGGCGGCGATTGCTAAGGCCTTGAAGAGTAAGTAG
- a CDS encoding MarR family winged helix-turn-helix transcriptional regulator — translation MKTPNSLEENLLFQISEVAKLLHKRLTIAFEEGGFDVTPEQFSILALLWYKEGINQQDIANELRRDKTTIARIISNMINRNLIIKIPDQLDKRNNLIYLTKKGKELQTEMVATSGKVYVQTMQRLSAKDVAVSLSVLKQITKNFE, via the coding sequence ATGAAGACGCCCAATTCGCTGGAAGAAAATCTACTATTTCAGATCAGTGAAGTGGCGAAGCTGCTACATAAGAGGCTTACAATAGCTTTCGAGGAAGGTGGGTTCGATGTTACGCCTGAGCAGTTTTCAATACTGGCCCTGCTATGGTACAAGGAAGGCATCAATCAGCAGGACATCGCCAACGAGTTGAGGAGAGACAAGACAACCATTGCCCGAATTATTAGCAATATGATCAACAGGAATCTGATTATTAAAATACCAGATCAGCTCGACAAGCGGAACAACCTCATTTACCTGACAAAAAAAGGAAAAGAATTGCAGACGGAAATGGTAGCTACTTCGGGTAAGGTCTATGTACAAACCATGCAGCGACTGTCGGCAAAAGACGTAGCCGTGAGTTTGTCGGTGTTAAAACAAATAACAAAAAACTTTGAATGA
- a CDS encoding M20/M25/M40 family metallo-hydrolase yields MTKSRFPAISAFCACLLIAANFQLAAQKGIDAAITEVLPATLKKHREFVSLPNVASDSDGIMKNYEWVKKELEQQKFTVKMLESSTLPLMLAERTVSKKAKTILFYLHIDGQPVNAANWDQEDPFTPVLKQLDSQGNWSTIDWKNLDGAIDPEWRIFGRAAADDKAPIMMMLTAVELLDKAKIKLGVNIKIIFDPQEEAGSEAFLSTLDQYKADYAADYMIIMDGPAHPTNQPTLTFGCRGNATCSITTYGAKLPQHSGHYGNYVPNPIFTLSHLLASMKDENGRVLVDGYYDGIEMTPTVTALLSQVPDDNEDIRKGLVIHEAEKVGNNYQEALQYPSLNVRHIDTSWKGPGLKTIIPEQVTAYIDVRLVAETDGGEQLEKIRKHIEKQGFLVLDRAPTDEERLTNQKIATFKTNGFVNAFRTDMEAPIGQKLRAAIAKEFGTPPVSIRTMGGTVPIIPAINTLGIPAIIVPMVNMDNNQHNPNENIRIGNISQGIKMCMAILTMEL; encoded by the coding sequence ATGACTAAATCCCGCTTTCCAGCTATCTCCGCATTTTGCGCATGCCTGCTCATCGCAGCAAACTTTCAGCTGGCCGCCCAAAAAGGCATAGACGCTGCTATCACCGAAGTGCTCCCGGCAACCCTCAAAAAACACCGGGAGTTCGTTAGCCTGCCTAATGTTGCCTCAGACAGTGACGGCATCATGAAAAACTATGAGTGGGTCAAAAAAGAACTGGAACAGCAGAAGTTCACAGTGAAAATGCTGGAGTCCTCCACCCTGCCCCTCATGCTGGCAGAACGAACGGTTAGCAAAAAAGCGAAGACAATTCTCTTTTACCTGCACATCGACGGGCAACCCGTCAACGCCGCCAACTGGGACCAGGAAGATCCTTTTACGCCGGTTTTGAAACAGTTGGATAGTCAGGGCAACTGGTCGACTATCGATTGGAAAAACCTCGATGGTGCCATTGACCCCGAGTGGCGCATCTTCGGCCGGGCCGCAGCCGACGACAAAGCACCGATCATGATGATGCTGACTGCGGTTGAGCTGCTCGACAAGGCCAAAATCAAACTGGGGGTCAACATCAAAATCATCTTCGACCCACAGGAAGAAGCGGGCTCCGAAGCCTTTCTTTCCACCCTCGACCAGTACAAGGCTGACTACGCCGCCGACTACATGATCATCATGGATGGGCCCGCCCACCCCACCAATCAACCCACACTCACTTTTGGCTGCCGGGGTAATGCTACTTGCAGTATCACTACTTATGGTGCCAAACTGCCTCAGCACAGCGGCCACTATGGCAACTATGTACCCAACCCTATTTTCACCTTGTCGCATTTGCTCGCCAGCATGAAAGACGAAAACGGCCGGGTGCTGGTCGATGGTTATTACGACGGCATAGAAATGACGCCAACCGTAACCGCACTCCTCAGTCAGGTACCCGACGACAATGAAGACATCCGAAAAGGATTGGTCATACACGAAGCTGAAAAAGTGGGGAATAATTATCAGGAGGCACTGCAATACCCGTCTCTCAACGTCCGCCACATCGACACCTCGTGGAAAGGCCCTGGGCTAAAAACAATCATCCCTGAACAAGTGACCGCTTATATCGATGTACGCCTGGTGGCAGAAACTGACGGCGGTGAGCAGCTTGAAAAGATCAGAAAGCATATTGAAAAGCAAGGGTTCCTCGTGCTGGATAGAGCGCCGACAGACGAAGAACGGCTCACGAACCAAAAAATAGCCACTTTCAAAACCAACGGCTTTGTCAATGCCTTCAGAACCGACATGGAGGCTCCCATCGGTCAAAAGCTCCGGGCAGCTATTGCAAAAGAATTCGGCACCCCTCCGGTAAGCATACGCACCATGGGCGGCACCGTGCCTATCATTCCTGCCATCAATACGCTAGGCATTCCTGCCATTATTGTGCCCATGGTGAACATGGACAACAACCAGCACAACCCCAATGAGAACATCCGCATAGGCAACATCAGTCAGGGAATCAAAATGTGCATGGCGATTTTAACAATGGAGCTTTAA
- a CDS encoding glycoside hydrolase family protein, whose protein sequence is MKTYQPLIAIACTFLLSCGGSNRQPTEANQKEESLEFPAELIDFSDYPDNPIFSGTGQNTWDEHIRERGYILKEDSIYKMWYTGFQTENKTLSLGYATSADGINWDRYPGNPVFDGSWTEDMMVIKVDGVYQMFAEGRGDIAHRLSSSDGIRWTDHGSLDIRQVNGEPLSEGPYGTPTVWRENDVWHLFYERNDLGIWLATSKDLQVWTNVPDEPVIEMGPEVYDKYGLAVNQIVKYNGTYYAYYHGTAFEDWHEWSTNVAASKDLVHWTKYAGNPIMGENRSSGILVPDGSKFRLYTMHDKVEVFFPKD, encoded by the coding sequence ATGAAAACATATCAGCCATTAATAGCTATTGCCTGCACGTTTTTGCTGAGTTGTGGCGGCTCAAATAGGCAACCAACAGAAGCCAACCAAAAGGAGGAGTCGCTTGAATTCCCAGCCGAACTGATCGATTTCAGTGACTACCCTGACAATCCGATTTTTAGCGGCACTGGCCAGAATACCTGGGATGAGCACATCAGGGAACGGGGTTATATACTGAAGGAGGATAGCATCTATAAAATGTGGTATACAGGCTTTCAGACTGAGAACAAGACATTGTCGCTTGGGTACGCCACTTCTGCTGACGGAATCAATTGGGATCGCTATCCTGGCAATCCTGTATTTGATGGGAGCTGGACAGAAGACATGATGGTGATAAAAGTGGACGGTGTGTACCAGATGTTTGCTGAAGGCAGGGGGGATATAGCCCATCGTCTTTCTTCGTCGGATGGTATTCGTTGGACGGATCATGGCTCGCTGGATATTCGGCAAGTGAATGGAGAGCCACTTAGCGAGGGGCCTTACGGCACGCCTACCGTTTGGCGTGAGAATGATGTGTGGCACCTATTTTACGAACGCAACGATTTGGGTATCTGGCTGGCTACTTCCAAAGACCTTCAGGTTTGGACCAATGTGCCGGACGAGCCCGTTATAGAAATGGGGCCTGAGGTATATGATAAGTATGGCTTAGCGGTTAATCAGATTGTCAAGTACAACGGAACGTATTATGCCTACTACCACGGCACTGCCTTTGAAGACTGGCACGAGTGGTCAACCAACGTGGCGGCATCTAAGGACCTGGTGCACTGGACGAAGTATGCGGGCAATCCCATTATGGGGGAGAACCGATCCAGCGGTATACTGGTGCCGGATGGTTCAAAGTTTCGGCTGTATACTATGCACGACAAGGTGGAGGTGTTTTTTCCTAAGGATTAA
- a CDS encoding WD40/YVTN/BNR-like repeat-containing protein, giving the protein MTYNPKMPWQGFLLALVVLMGTTDAFSQRRGSSSAPATTKFDESLYSALEWRSIGPFRGGRAATVTGVPNKPNLFYMGATGGGVWKTTDGGQRWENISDGFFGGSIGAVAVSEYDNNVIYVGGGEGTVRGNVSDGQFGIMKSTDAGKTWTDMGLPNALHIPRIRIHPKNPDLVYAAVLGDIWKSSADRGVYRSKDGGKSWEKVLFANADAGAVDISMDPGNPRVLFATTWRFNRSPYGFDSGGEGSALWKSTDGGDTWKNISTNKGLPSGIWGIAGVSVSPVNSNRVFAIIENDKGGVYRSDDGGDNWSLINSDRSLRQRAWYYTKIYADTENEDIVYVMNVNFHKSKDGGKTYEEYETPHGDHHDLWIAPDDHNRIIVADDGGAQVSFDAGDNWSTYMNQPTSQFYRVVTDNSFPYRIYGAQQDNSTVRIRHRVDGPAITESDWEETAGGESAHIAPDPDNNDIVYGGSYGGYLTRVNHASAEERNINVWPDNPMGHGAEGMRFRFQWNFPIFFSPHNSNKLYTTSNQVHVSYNEGQSWETISPDLTRAEPEKLGPAGGPITKDNTAVEYYATIFTAVESPFEKDLIWTGSDDGLVHVTKDAGKTWENVTPPTAPKYVMWNSIDPDPFTKGGAYLAGTQYKIGDFKPYLFKTEDYGKTWKQITSGINPSHFTRVVRADPKRKGLLYAGTESGMYISFDDGASWSTFQLNLPTVPITDLTIKNDNLIAATQGRSFWLIDDLTPLHQLNSTVAAADVHLFKPIDSYRMGGFAWRVPSGAGKNHHNGVQFFFSLKNEPGEKDTVTLEVMEADGDLIKKFSTVSKERGEKLTVKKGGNTFVWNMQYPAPEGFDGLIMWAARLSGPKAVPGTYKARLTANGKTSETEFTILKDPRTEGTVADIQAQFDFIQGVNAKMTETHQTIKDIRSARVQMNDLKERLGKEDAYKELIESINEINKKMTAVEEELYQTKNRSGQDPLNYPIRLNNKLGHLSSVANSSDYKPTDQTIAVKTEIESAINEQLSKWEQIKNSDIPQLNEKAKQKGVEAVMLKKGDASSM; this is encoded by the coding sequence ATGACTTACAACCCAAAAATGCCCTGGCAGGGTTTTTTGCTGGCTTTGGTTGTCCTGATGGGCACCACCGACGCTTTTAGCCAGCGACGAGGAAGCAGCTCTGCTCCGGCAACTACCAAATTTGATGAATCACTGTATTCTGCATTAGAATGGCGCTCCATTGGGCCTTTCAGAGGTGGCCGAGCCGCAACAGTGACAGGAGTGCCCAATAAGCCCAATCTCTTTTACATGGGTGCAACCGGCGGTGGCGTTTGGAAAACAACCGACGGCGGCCAGCGCTGGGAGAATATCTCAGACGGATTCTTCGGAGGCTCCATTGGCGCAGTAGCCGTGAGTGAATACGACAACAACGTGATTTACGTCGGTGGCGGAGAAGGTACGGTGAGGGGTAACGTTTCTGACGGCCAGTTTGGCATCATGAAATCTACCGACGCCGGCAAAACCTGGACAGACATGGGGCTACCCAATGCACTACATATTCCGAGAATAAGAATACACCCAAAAAATCCGGACTTGGTATACGCTGCTGTGTTGGGCGATATCTGGAAGTCTTCAGCAGACCGTGGTGTTTACCGCTCTAAAGACGGTGGTAAAAGCTGGGAAAAAGTGCTTTTTGCAAATGCAGATGCTGGTGCCGTGGACATTTCCATGGATCCGGGGAACCCGAGAGTCCTTTTTGCCACTACGTGGAGATTCAATCGCTCACCTTATGGTTTCGATAGCGGTGGGGAAGGTTCTGCCCTTTGGAAATCAACTGACGGCGGTGACACCTGGAAAAACATCTCGACCAACAAAGGTTTGCCATCTGGCATCTGGGGTATCGCCGGCGTATCTGTGTCGCCGGTTAATTCCAACAGAGTGTTTGCTATCATAGAAAATGACAAAGGTGGTGTATACCGTTCCGATGATGGTGGAGACAACTGGAGTTTGATCAACAGCGACCGTAGCCTTCGTCAGCGTGCCTGGTATTACACTAAGATATATGCCGACACCGAAAACGAAGACATCGTTTATGTAATGAACGTGAACTTTCACAAGTCGAAAGACGGTGGCAAGACCTACGAAGAGTACGAAACCCCGCATGGCGACCATCACGATCTTTGGATAGCGCCCGATGACCACAACAGAATTATCGTTGCAGACGATGGCGGCGCACAGGTGAGCTTCGACGCCGGCGACAACTGGTCTACCTACATGAACCAGCCAACTTCACAGTTTTATCGTGTTGTAACTGATAACAGTTTTCCTTATCGTATCTATGGTGCTCAGCAGGACAATTCAACTGTAAGAATTCGCCACAGAGTGGATGGGCCTGCCATCACCGAAAGCGACTGGGAAGAAACTGCCGGTGGTGAAAGTGCGCACATTGCACCTGATCCTGACAATAATGATATCGTGTATGGGGGTAGCTATGGCGGATACCTTACGAGAGTTAATCATGCCTCAGCAGAAGAAAGAAACATCAACGTGTGGCCCGACAACCCAATGGGTCATGGTGCTGAAGGCATGAGGTTCCGTTTTCAGTGGAACTTCCCGATCTTCTTTTCTCCCCACAACAGTAACAAGCTTTACACGACCTCCAACCAGGTACACGTAAGCTACAACGAAGGCCAAAGCTGGGAAACCATCAGCCCTGACCTCACCAGAGCTGAACCAGAAAAGTTAGGCCCTGCGGGTGGCCCAATCACCAAAGACAACACAGCGGTGGAGTACTATGCCACTATCTTCACAGCGGTTGAATCGCCTTTTGAAAAGGATCTTATATGGACAGGCTCTGACGACGGGCTGGTGCACGTGACCAAAGACGCCGGAAAAACATGGGAAAATGTAACACCTCCCACAGCACCTAAATATGTGATGTGGAACAGCATCGACCCCGACCCCTTCACAAAAGGTGGGGCTTACCTGGCTGGTACGCAATACAAAATAGGTGATTTCAAACCATACCTTTTCAAGACAGAAGACTACGGCAAAACCTGGAAGCAAATCACCAGTGGCATCAACCCCTCACACTTCACCCGTGTGGTGAGGGCCGATCCAAAGCGCAAAGGCTTGCTGTATGCAGGTACGGAGTCAGGCATGTACATCTCGTTTGATGACGGTGCCAGCTGGTCCACATTTCAGTTGAACCTGCCTACGGTGCCAATCACCGACTTGACCATCAAAAACGACAACCTGATTGCTGCAACCCAGGGAAGAAGCTTCTGGTTGATCGACGATTTAACACCTTTGCATCAGCTTAACAGCACGGTGGCGGCAGCCGACGTGCACCTGTTTAAGCCAATAGACAGTTACCGCATGGGGGGCTTTGCATGGCGTGTGCCTTCCGGCGCTGGCAAAAACCACCACAATGGCGTACAGTTTTTCTTTTCACTCAAGAACGAACCCGGCGAAAAGGACACTGTGACATTGGAAGTAATGGAAGCCGACGGCGACCTGATCAAGAAGTTCTCTACTGTATCGAAAGAGCGTGGCGAAAAGCTGACTGTGAAGAAAGGTGGCAACACCTTTGTTTGGAATATGCAATATCCAGCTCCGGAAGGCTTCGATGGCTTGATCATGTGGGCGGCTCGTTTGAGTGGGCCAAAAGCAGTGCCGGGCACCTACAAAGCCAGGCTTACCGCCAATGGAAAGACCAGCGAAACTGAGTTCACCATTTTGAAAGACCCACGTACGGAAGGCACTGTGGCCGACATCCAGGCTCAGTTCGACTTCATACAGGGAGTAAACGCCAAAATGACGGAAACTCACCAAACAATTAAGGACATTCGCTCTGCCCGTGTGCAAATGAATGACCTGAAAGAAAGGCTGGGCAAAGAGGATGCTTACAAAGAGCTGATTGAGTCCATCAACGAGATCAACAAGAAGATGACAGCTGTAGAAGAAGAGCTCTACCAGACCAAAAACCGCAGTGGTCAGGATCCGTTGAACTACCCCATCAGGCTGAACAACAAGCTGGGGCACCTGAGCTCTGTAGCCAATAGCAGCGACTATAAGCCCACAGACCAGACCATTGCTGTGAAAACAGAAATTGAGTCGGCCATCAATGAGCAGCTTAGCAAGTGGGAGCAAATCAAGAACAGCGATATCCCTCAGCTAAACGAAAAGGCTAAGCAGAAAGGCGTAGAAGCCGTGATGCTGAAAAAAGGCGACGCTTCAAGCATGTAA
- the rpiA gene encoding ribose 5-phosphate isomerase A, with amino-acid sequence MDWKSKLINNLNFGANMNNREAKLSLAAMVAAKAKNGETIGFGSGSSSYLTILEIGKRVATEGLQIKAIPTSHEVELTCTQQQIPTVSFNTARPDWCFDGADEIDPKSNLIKGRGGAMFKEKLIMAASPKTFILADSSKLVKKLGEKFPVPVEVIPFALSSVESSLLTLGAVSIQLRMAGGKDGPVITENGNFILDVRFNDIGEGLEKMIKLIPGVLDNGLFMGYNIEVVSS; translated from the coding sequence ATGGACTGGAAAAGCAAACTGATCAACAACCTGAACTTCGGTGCCAACATGAATAACCGTGAGGCGAAGCTTAGCCTGGCGGCAATGGTGGCTGCCAAAGCTAAAAACGGCGAAACCATAGGCTTTGGCTCCGGCTCCAGCAGCTACCTCACTATCCTCGAAATAGGAAAACGAGTGGCCACCGAGGGCCTTCAGATCAAGGCCATCCCCACCTCCCATGAGGTAGAACTCACCTGCACTCAACAGCAAATCCCTACTGTTTCTTTCAACACCGCCCGGCCCGATTGGTGCTTCGACGGGGCCGATGAGATTGACCCAAAGAGCAACCTCATTAAAGGCAGAGGCGGAGCCATGTTCAAAGAAAAGCTCATCATGGCTGCTTCACCCAAAACTTTCATCCTTGCAGATTCCTCCAAATTGGTGAAAAAGCTTGGTGAGAAATTTCCGGTGCCGGTGGAAGTGATTCCATTTGCACTAAGCAGCGTCGAAAGCAGCCTGCTAACGTTGGGGGCTGTTAGTATACAACTGAGGATGGCTGGCGGCAAAGACGGGCCCGTCATCACCGAAAACGGAAACTTCATTTTGGACGTACGCTTCAACGATATTGGAGAAGGGCTTGAGAAGATGATCAAATTGATACCCGGGGTGCTGGACAACGGGCTTTTTATGGGATACAATATTGAGGTAGTCTCTTCCTGA